In Labrys wisconsinensis, the following proteins share a genomic window:
- a CDS encoding sugar ABC transporter substrate-binding protein, with protein MSRWTWRVAVAAGLALAAGQAPAADGPLLGIVSIAATEANNVRYIAGASAAAKEEGWTVSVIDAAGSADQANAAIQNFAERGAGAIIDMVFPWSSIGAGLAAAKAANIPVVTWGGGLGGAVAATNGSGAPIAEPVIEKLAADLGGKGAVLALTYRTGEVCRNREVLFDQILAKHPEISITKNEVRIPGYFEDGAQYANAWLASHPAGEGNLAIWGCWDDPAIGAIGSLRQQGRDDVKVYGVNGNAQAIENIKNGHMTATAWEDSYTEGYRMVKMLKEIKAAGAGWTPKAAEVPAVLITTDTVADFLKAHPDALGK; from the coding sequence ATGTCACGCTGGACATGGAGAGTTGCGGTCGCCGCCGGCCTGGCGCTGGCGGCGGGACAAGCGCCGGCGGCGGACGGGCCGCTGCTCGGCATCGTCTCGATCGCCGCCACCGAGGCCAACAATGTGCGCTACATCGCCGGCGCCTCGGCCGCGGCCAAGGAGGAGGGCTGGACCGTGTCGGTGATCGATGCGGCCGGCAGCGCCGACCAGGCCAATGCCGCCATCCAGAACTTCGCCGAGCGCGGCGCCGGCGCCATCATCGACATGGTGTTCCCCTGGTCCTCGATCGGGGCGGGTCTCGCCGCCGCCAAGGCGGCGAACATCCCGGTCGTGACCTGGGGCGGCGGCCTCGGCGGCGCCGTCGCCGCCACCAACGGCTCGGGCGCCCCGATCGCCGAGCCGGTGATCGAGAAGCTGGCGGCCGATCTCGGCGGCAAGGGCGCCGTGCTGGCGCTGACCTACCGGACCGGCGAGGTCTGCCGCAACCGCGAGGTGCTGTTCGACCAGATCCTGGCCAAGCACCCCGAGATCAGCATCACCAAGAACGAGGTGCGCATCCCCGGCTATTTCGAGGACGGGGCGCAATATGCCAATGCCTGGCTCGCCTCCCATCCCGCCGGCGAGGGCAACCTCGCCATCTGGGGCTGCTGGGACGATCCGGCGATCGGCGCCATCGGCTCGCTGCGCCAGCAGGGCCGCGACGACGTCAAGGTCTATGGCGTCAACGGCAATGCCCAGGCGATCGAGAACATCAAGAACGGCCACATGACCGCCACGGCCTGGGAGGACAGCTATACCGAGGGCTACCGCATGGTGAAGATGCTCAAGGAGATCAAGGCCGCCGGCGCGGGCTGGACGCCCAAGGCGGCCGAGGTGCCGGCGGTGCTGATCACCACGGACACCGTCGCCGATTTCCTCAAGGCGCATCCGGACGCCCTCGGCAAGTAG
- a CDS encoding winged helix-turn-helix transcriptional regulator, protein MDTKVPAELAQTCLITPAKEALVREMLARIADKWTLMVVDALEGEAELRFSRLREKVEGVSQKMLTKTLRQLERDGLVVRRVHAEIPPRVDYRLTPLGESLSHSLCGVWMWAGTNLDAVEQARAAYDGRGG, encoded by the coding sequence ATGGATACCAAGGTTCCCGCCGAGCTCGCCCAGACCTGCCTCATCACCCCGGCCAAGGAGGCGCTGGTGCGCGAGATGCTGGCGCGCATCGCCGACAAATGGACGCTGATGGTGGTCGACGCCCTGGAGGGCGAGGCGGAGCTGCGCTTCTCGCGGTTGCGCGAGAAGGTCGAGGGCGTCAGCCAGAAGATGCTGACCAAGACGCTGCGCCAGCTCGAGCGCGACGGCCTGGTGGTGCGGCGCGTCCATGCCGAGATCCCGCCGCGGGTCGACTATCGGCTGACGCCGCTCGGCGAGAGCCTCAGCCATTCGCTCTGCGGCGTGTGGATGTGGGCTGGGACGAATCTCGACGCGGTGGAGCAGGCGCGGGCTGCTTATGACGGGCGAGGTGGGTAG
- a CDS encoding xanthine dehydrogenase family protein molybdopterin-binding subunit has protein sequence MITARQLQALHAPEARPLPLPSRRAFLQGAGAVAGALIVGTVVDFGGRSAAAATFKDGPAPNAFVRIGTDDSVTVLIKHLDKGQGIATGLATIVADELDADWAKVRAEFAPADAKLYNNLFFGPFQGTGGSTSTANSWMQMRMAGAAARAMLVAAAAAEWGVPAAEITVVKGVVGHASGRSASFGALAAKAATITPPTAVTLKTPDQWVYIGKPLPRLDSADKTTGRTIYAMDVRRPGQLTAVIAHPPRFGGVVKAVDASAAKAVAGVVDVVTLPAGVAVLARDTWSAMRGRDALKVEWDDSKAETRSTSTMMADYKALAARPGAVAAARGDAAAALQGAAKVIEADFSFPYLAHAPMEPLNGVIEVQADGSVEIWAGSQFQTVEQATVAAILGLKPEQVKIHTQWAGGSFGRRATPQADYFAEMAMLAKATGGRTPIHLVWTREDDIQGGHYRPMFHHTVRAGLDAAGKLVAWEHRLVGQSFIVGTPLEAMVVKDGIDGTAVEGAADLPYAIPNLAVDWHRADSPIPTLWWRSVGHTHTAHAVETVMDAIAAAAGKDPVAFRLALLQDHPRHAAVLQLAADKAGWGGPIEKGRGRGVAVHESFGSFVAMVAEVTAKPEGGVRVDRVVAAVDCGIAVNPDVIRAQVEGGIGYGLGAALRNQITLTDGIVDQANFDTYEPLRLSDMPDVEVHIVPSSETPSGIGEPGVPPVAPAVANAVFAATGRRLWSLPWDFNAKGA, from the coding sequence ATGATCACCGCCCGCCAGCTCCAGGCCCTGCATGCGCCCGAGGCGCGTCCCCTGCCCCTGCCCAGCCGCCGCGCCTTCCTGCAGGGCGCGGGCGCCGTCGCCGGCGCCCTGATCGTCGGCACCGTCGTCGATTTCGGCGGCCGCTCCGCCGCTGCGGCGACCTTCAAGGATGGCCCCGCCCCGAACGCCTTCGTGCGCATCGGTACCGACGACAGCGTCACCGTGCTGATCAAGCATCTCGACAAGGGCCAGGGCATCGCCACCGGCCTCGCCACCATCGTCGCCGACGAGCTCGACGCCGACTGGGCCAAGGTCAGGGCCGAGTTCGCCCCGGCCGACGCCAAGCTCTACAACAACCTGTTCTTCGGTCCGTTCCAGGGCACGGGCGGCTCGACCTCCACGGCCAATTCCTGGATGCAGATGCGCATGGCCGGCGCCGCCGCCCGAGCCATGCTGGTCGCCGCCGCGGCGGCGGAATGGGGCGTGCCGGCGGCCGAGATCACCGTGGTGAAGGGGGTCGTCGGCCACGCCTCCGGCCGCAGCGCCAGCTTCGGCGCTCTCGCCGCCAAGGCCGCCACCATCACGCCGCCGACGGCGGTGACGCTGAAGACGCCGGACCAGTGGGTCTATATCGGCAAGCCGCTGCCGCGGCTGGATTCCGCCGACAAGACCACCGGCCGCACCATCTATGCCATGGACGTGCGCCGGCCCGGCCAGCTCACGGCCGTCATCGCCCATCCCCCGCGGTTCGGCGGCGTGGTGAAGGCGGTGGATGCCAGCGCCGCCAAGGCGGTGGCGGGCGTCGTCGACGTGGTGACGCTGCCCGCCGGCGTTGCCGTGCTGGCCCGGGACACCTGGTCGGCGATGCGCGGGCGCGACGCCCTCAAGGTCGAGTGGGACGATTCCAAGGCCGAGACCCGCTCGACCTCGACCATGATGGCCGACTACAAGGCGCTGGCCGCCAGGCCCGGCGCCGTCGCCGCGGCGCGGGGCGACGCCGCGGCCGCCCTCCAGGGCGCCGCCAAGGTGATCGAGGCGGACTTCTCCTTCCCCTATCTCGCCCACGCCCCGATGGAGCCGCTCAACGGCGTCATCGAGGTCCAGGCCGACGGCAGCGTCGAGATCTGGGCGGGGTCGCAGTTCCAGACGGTGGAGCAGGCGACGGTGGCGGCCATCCTCGGCCTGAAGCCGGAGCAGGTGAAGATCCACACCCAATGGGCCGGCGGCTCCTTCGGGCGCCGCGCCACGCCGCAGGCCGACTATTTCGCCGAGATGGCGATGCTGGCCAAGGCGACCGGCGGCCGGACGCCGATCCACCTGGTCTGGACGCGCGAGGACGACATCCAGGGCGGCCATTACCGCCCGATGTTCCATCACACCGTGCGCGCCGGCCTCGATGCCGCCGGCAAGCTGGTCGCCTGGGAGCACCGGCTGGTCGGCCAGTCCTTCATCGTCGGCACGCCGCTGGAAGCGATGGTGGTCAAGGACGGCATCGACGGCACCGCGGTGGAGGGCGCCGCCGACCTGCCCTACGCCATCCCGAACCTCGCGGTCGACTGGCACCGCGCGGACTCGCCGATCCCGACGCTGTGGTGGCGCTCGGTCGGCCACACCCACACCGCCCACGCGGTGGAGACGGTGATGGACGCCATCGCCGCGGCCGCGGGCAAGGACCCCGTCGCCTTCCGCCTCGCCCTGCTCCAGGACCATCCCCGCCATGCCGCGGTGCTGCAACTCGCCGCGGACAAGGCCGGCTGGGGCGGCCCGATCGAGAAGGGCCGCGGGCGCGGAGTCGCCGTGCACGAGAGCTTCGGCAGCTTCGTGGCCATGGTGGCGGAGGTGACGGCCAAGCCCGAAGGCGGCGTCAGGGTCGACCGGGTGGTGGCGGCGGTCGATTGCGGCATCGCCGTCAACCCAGACGTGATCCGGGCGCAAGTCGAGGGCGGCATCGGCTACGGCCTCGGCGCCGCGCTGCGCAACCAGATCACCCTGACCGACGGCATCGTCGACCAGGCCAATTTCGACACCTACGAGCCGCTGCGGCTCTCGGACATGCCTGATGTCGAGGTCCATATCGTGCCCTCGAGCGAGACGCCCTCGGGCATCGGCGAGCCCGGCGTGCCGCCGGTGGCGCCGGCGGTCGCCAATGCGGTGTTCGCCGCCACCGGCCGGCGCCTCTGGTCGCTGCCCTGGGACTTCAACGCCAAAGGCGCCTGA
- a CDS encoding sugar ABC transporter ATP-binding protein, whose protein sequence is MTVSAPLSPPAAASARPFLAVEDIAKSYGGAQALKGVSLALAPGAVHGLVGANGAGKSTLIRILAGLVQPDRGRVLIDGEPVAIPTPHRATELGMSFIHQELALVPGMTAIENIMLGLPKASRWGMIDWRAVIREVAPIAARVGVTAPLSAPARTLSTAEAWLISICRALVRKARLIVMDEPTASLSAEECETLFAIVADLARSGVAVLYVSHRLDEILRLCDAVTAFRDGRVVAQLERADLSRAALVEAIVGGAARPPAVPARASGRREAMLTVEGLARLPKVRGVGFTLHRGEVLGIGGLVGAGRSELARLIFGADRPDAGTMVLDGRPFAPRSPAQAVRAGLGLVPEERRTEGLLLGKSVAFNLQLANLDAIVRSRALPLIDFRRREASSLAVIRDLAVKTAGIETPVGRLSGGNQQKVVIGRWLLRAPKVLILDEPTRGVDIGARAEIHRLIRVLAAKGMAVIVVSSEPDELPDLCDRVLVMAEGRLARELEGEALSRNAIIEASYAHAALEGSLP, encoded by the coding sequence GTGACGGTTTCCGCTCCCCTCTCACCGCCGGCCGCGGCCTCGGCCCGGCCCTTCCTGGCGGTCGAGGACATCGCCAAGTCCTATGGCGGCGCCCAGGCGCTGAAGGGGGTGTCGCTGGCGCTCGCGCCCGGCGCGGTGCACGGCCTCGTCGGCGCCAACGGCGCCGGCAAGTCGACCCTGATCCGCATCCTGGCCGGGCTCGTCCAGCCCGATCGCGGCCGCGTGCTGATCGACGGCGAGCCGGTCGCCATCCCGACTCCGCATCGCGCCACCGAGCTCGGCATGAGCTTCATCCACCAGGAGCTCGCCCTGGTGCCCGGGATGACCGCGATCGAGAACATCATGCTCGGCCTGCCCAAGGCCTCGCGCTGGGGCATGATCGACTGGCGGGCCGTCATCCGCGAGGTCGCGCCGATCGCCGCGCGCGTCGGCGTCACCGCGCCGCTCTCGGCGCCGGCGCGGACGCTCTCCACCGCCGAGGCCTGGCTGATCAGCATCTGCCGGGCGCTGGTGCGCAAGGCGCGGCTGATCGTCATGGACGAGCCGACCGCCTCGCTCTCCGCCGAGGAATGCGAGACGCTCTTCGCCATCGTCGCCGACCTCGCCCGCTCGGGCGTCGCCGTGCTCTATGTCTCGCACCGGCTCGACGAGATCCTGCGTCTGTGCGACGCCGTCACCGCCTTCCGCGACGGGCGGGTGGTGGCGCAGCTCGAGCGCGCGGATCTCAGCCGCGCGGCCCTGGTCGAGGCGATCGTCGGCGGCGCGGCCAGGCCGCCCGCCGTCCCGGCCCGCGCCTCCGGGCGTCGGGAGGCGATGCTGACGGTCGAGGGCCTCGCCCGGCTGCCCAAGGTGCGCGGCGTCGGCTTCACCCTGCACCGCGGCGAGGTGCTCGGCATCGGCGGCCTGGTCGGCGCCGGGCGCAGCGAGCTCGCCCGCCTGATCTTCGGCGCCGACCGGCCCGACGCCGGCACCATGGTGCTGGACGGCCGCCCCTTCGCGCCGCGCTCGCCGGCGCAGGCGGTGCGCGCCGGGCTCGGGCTGGTGCCGGAGGAGCGGCGCACCGAAGGCCTGCTGCTCGGCAAGAGCGTCGCCTTCAACCTGCAGCTCGCCAATCTCGACGCGATCGTGCGCAGCCGCGCCCTGCCGCTGATCGATTTCCGCCGGCGCGAAGCCTCCTCGCTTGCCGTCATCCGCGACCTCGCGGTCAAGACGGCAGGCATCGAGACCCCGGTCGGCCGGCTCAGCGGCGGCAACCAGCAGAAGGTGGTGATCGGCCGCTGGCTGCTGCGCGCTCCCAAGGTGCTGATCCTCGACGAGCCGACCCGCGGCGTCGACATCGGCGCCCGTGCCGAGATCCATCGGCTGATCCGCGTCCTGGCGGCCAAGGGCATGGCCGTGATCGTCGTCTCCTCCGAGCCGGACGAGCTGCCGGACCTCTGCGACCGGGTGCTGGTCATGGCCGAGGGGCGCCTCGCCCGCGAGCTCGAGGGCGAGGCCCTGTCGCGCAACGCCATCATCGAGGCCAGCTACGCCCACGCCGCGCTGGAGGGAAGCCTGCCATGA
- a CDS encoding type II toxin-antitoxin system RelE/ParE family toxin produces the protein MKLAVTPKAYADMEAIRAYLIGRSPAAAGRVGAAFLDAFRIIAEHPNIGRQLARRVRRFVLPRYPYLVFYKVTEAEVQILAVRHAARRPEGEA, from the coding sequence ATGAAGCTGGCCGTCACGCCCAAAGCCTACGCCGACATGGAGGCGATACGGGCCTATCTCATCGGAAGGAGTCCAGCCGCCGCCGGCCGGGTGGGCGCGGCTTTCCTCGACGCGTTTCGCATCATTGCCGAGCACCCGAATATCGGTCGCCAGCTCGCCCGGCGCGTGCGCCGCTTCGTGCTGCCGCGCTACCCCTACTTGGTCTTCTACAAGGTGACAGAGGCCGAGGTTCAAATCCTTGCCGTTCGTCACGCAGCGCGTCGGCCCGAGGGGGAGGCGTGA
- a CDS encoding N-acyl homoserine lactonase family protein, translated as MTAPEKTWDVHVVEFARSKDQPVASLVHGAHEAGVVDLPFSFVLARRADRIVLVDTGFMREGSGEAMSVKFGIPWWISPLRMLAEMGVGPDDVTDIVLSHAHFDHMGSIGKFPKARLHIQKREILSWIEAMALPPQFGFLTEIINPDDLRRAFDASVEHRLNLVEGDVDDLLPGLHLRLGEGHTLGQQFVVIETARGRLVVSGDCVYARRNICGHKHDGVYVPLANGIGSIWEQLKTIDRINKEIAGDLGRLIILHDSDRWKDLPVVKEVEGFRIVRAS; from the coding sequence ATGACCGCTCCGGAAAAGACGTGGGACGTCCACGTCGTCGAGTTCGCCCGCTCCAAGGACCAGCCGGTCGCCAGCCTCGTCCACGGCGCCCACGAGGCCGGCGTCGTCGACCTGCCCTTCTCCTTCGTGCTCGCCCGGCGGGCGGACAGGATCGTGCTCGTCGACACCGGCTTCATGCGCGAGGGCAGCGGCGAGGCGATGAGCGTCAAGTTCGGCATCCCCTGGTGGATCTCGCCGCTGCGCATGCTCGCCGAGATGGGCGTCGGCCCGGACGACGTCACCGACATCGTGCTCAGCCATGCGCATTTCGACCATATGGGCTCGATCGGCAAATTCCCGAAGGCGCGCCTGCACATCCAGAAGCGCGAGATCCTCAGCTGGATCGAGGCCATGGCCCTGCCGCCGCAGTTCGGCTTCCTCACCGAGATCATCAACCCGGACGACCTCCGGCGCGCCTTCGACGCCTCGGTGGAGCACCGCCTCAACCTGGTCGAGGGCGACGTCGACGACCTCCTGCCCGGCCTGCACCTGCGCCTCGGCGAAGGCCACACACTCGGCCAGCAGTTCGTGGTGATCGAGACCGCCCGCGGCCGCCTGGTCGTCTCCGGCGACTGCGTCTATGCCCGCCGCAACATCTGCGGCCACAAGCACGACGGCGTCTACGTGCCCCTCGCCAACGGCATCGGCAGCATCTGGGAGCAGCTCAAGACCATCGACCGCATCAACAAGGAGATCGCCGGCGACCTCGGCCGCCTGATCATCCTGCACGACAGCGACAGGTGGAAGGATTTGCCTGTCGTGAAGGAGGTGGAGGGGTTCCGGATCGTGCGGGCGTCGTGA
- a CDS encoding (2Fe-2S)-binding protein: MPRITVNGQSHDLDVAPDMPLLWAIRDHLNLTGTKFGCGVALCGACTVHLDGEPVRSCQIQVRDVVDRDVTTIEGLEGKTAKAVQGAWQRLDVVQCGYCQSGQIMTAVGLLSANPKPTDADIDNALDGNVCRCATYVRIRAAVHEAAKELA, translated from the coding sequence ATGCCCCGCATCACCGTCAACGGCCAATCCCACGATCTCGACGTCGCGCCCGACATGCCCCTGCTCTGGGCCATCCGCGACCATCTCAACCTCACCGGCACCAAGTTCGGCTGCGGGGTGGCGCTGTGCGGCGCCTGCACCGTGCATCTCGACGGCGAGCCCGTCCGCTCCTGCCAGATCCAGGTGCGCGATGTCGTCGACCGCGACGTCACCACTATCGAGGGCCTCGAAGGCAAGACCGCCAAGGCGGTGCAGGGCGCCTGGCAGCGCCTCGACGTGGTGCAGTGCGGCTACTGTCAGTCCGGCCAGATCATGACCGCGGTCGGCCTGCTCTCGGCCAATCCCAAGCCGACGGACGCGGATATCGACAACGCCCTCGACGGCAATGTCTGTCGATGTGCCACCTATGTGCGCATCCGCGCCGCCGTCCACGAAGCCGCCAAAGAGCTGGCTTGA
- a CDS encoding ABC transporter permease, giving the protein MTDIAPSRRLSPRARVTLGFFARYATIIGLAAMILAFSLLSPRAFPTLSNFTNVLNQASLAMIIAAGLTIAVIVGELDLSIGFAASLHGILVTGLIVGNGLPIPLAVAIVLAAGALIGLVNGLIVTKVRVNSVIATLGVGTILTGLAFAYSAGVPIVAGVPEAFLQLSLGRWLFGIPNNILIMAVVLGGLWVLVERTSLGQEIQAVGGNPAAARLAGIAVDRIKILGFVVSGVCAALTGILLASRLGSGTASAADSYLLTAFAAVFLGSATLRDGEFHVLGTLIGALIIAFGFNGLNIFGAPTFSQYVLQGAILIVAVGLSSLGRSLSES; this is encoded by the coding sequence ATGACCGACATCGCCCCGAGCCGCCGCCTGTCGCCCCGCGCCCGGGTGACGCTCGGCTTCTTCGCCCGCTACGCCACGATCATCGGCCTCGCCGCCATGATCCTCGCCTTCTCCCTGCTGTCGCCGCGGGCCTTCCCGACGCTCAGCAACTTCACCAACGTGCTGAACCAGGCCTCGCTCGCCATGATCATCGCCGCGGGCCTGACCATCGCCGTCATCGTCGGCGAGCTCGACCTCTCCATCGGCTTTGCCGCCAGCCTCCACGGCATCCTGGTCACCGGCCTGATCGTCGGCAACGGGCTGCCGATCCCGCTCGCCGTCGCGATCGTGCTCGCCGCCGGCGCCCTGATCGGCCTCGTCAACGGGCTGATCGTCACCAAGGTCCGGGTCAATTCGGTGATCGCCACGCTCGGCGTCGGCACCATCCTCACCGGCCTCGCCTTCGCCTATTCCGCCGGGGTGCCGATCGTCGCCGGCGTGCCGGAGGCCTTCCTGCAGCTCTCGCTCGGCCGCTGGCTGTTCGGCATCCCCAACAACATCCTGATCATGGCGGTGGTGCTGGGCGGGCTCTGGGTGCTGGTGGAGCGTACATCGCTCGGCCAGGAGATCCAGGCCGTCGGCGGCAATCCGGCGGCGGCGCGGCTCGCCGGCATCGCCGTCGACCGCATCAAGATCCTCGGCTTCGTCGTCTCCGGCGTCTGCGCCGCGCTGACCGGCATCCTGCTCGCCTCGCGCCTCGGCAGCGGCACGGCCAGCGCCGCCGACAGCTATCTCCTCACGGCCTTCGCCGCGGTGTTCCTCGGCTCGGCCACGCTGCGCGACGGCGAGTTCCACGTGCTCGGCACGCTGATCGGCGCGCTGATCATCGCCTTCGGCTTCAACGGCCTCAACATTTTCGGCGCTCCGACCTTCTCGCAATATGTGCTGCAGGGCGCCATCCTGATCGTCGCCGTCGGGCTCTCCAGCCTCGGACGGTCCCTGTCCGAAAGCTGA